The nucleotide window CCGATGCGCCGACGGCCACGCGGGCGTTCACCGATGACCTCGACCGGACCGTGCAGGTGCCGGCGGAGCCTCGCCGCGTCGTCACCCTCGCGCCGAGCGTGACCGAGATGGTCGCGGCGGCGGGTGGGCTAGACCGGCTGGCGGCCCGGACGCTCTACGACGATTACCCCGAGGCCGTCCGCGCCCTCCCCGCGATCTCGACCTACCCCCTCGACCGCGAGCGGCTCCTCGCCCTCGGTGCCGACCTCGTCGTGGGAACCGACCAGGTCAACGATGTCAGCGAGGGCGACGCGCTCACGGCGCTCGGCGTACCGGCGGTCTACCTTTCGTTCGGTGGCCTCGCCGACGTCTCGCGCGGGCTCCGCCGCCTCGGCGACCTCCTCGGCACGGCGGACGAAGCCGAAGCGGCGGCCCTGGAGTTAGAGGCTCGGCTCAGCCGACACGCCCTCGCCGGACCCGACGCCCCGACCGCCCTCGTGCTCATCAGCGACGGCCCGCTCTACGTCTTCGGCGGGGCGAGCTACGTCCACGAGATGGTCGCGCTCGCCGGCGGGCGCTCCGTCACGGCCGGCCTCCCCGGCGAAGGCACGACGCTCTCGCCCGAGTGGGTGGTGGCCGAGTCGCCCGACGTGGTCGTGGTGCTGGAGGAGGACTACGTGGCGGCCGACCTCCGGGCCGCGCAGCCGGTGTGGGGCCCGCGCGTCGAAGGCCGCGTCTGCGGCGTCTCCCCCGACCTCGTCTCGCGGCCAGGCCCCCGCCTCGCCGACGGCATCGACGCGCTCGCGGCGTGCATCCGCAGGGCTTCTATCTCGGGCCAGGCGTTGAGGCGGTAGGTGGCCGCTTCCCGGTCGGGGGCTTCCCAGGTGGGGGCTTGCCCGGACGGGGAGCGCCGGGTGGCCTCTTGGCCGGTGGACTCGCCTCGGGCGGGCCGGACGCCAGCGCACCGGCGAGCGCGCCCAGCCACCCCGGCTGCCATGTGAGCGTGAACGCCACAGCCAGCGCCGCCACGCCCAGCCACAGCACCCACGACACAATCGCAAAGCTCACCACCTCGTCCCGGAGAAAGAGCGGCACGACCGCCAGCCCGAGGAGCACGTAGCCCGCCGCCCGCGACGGCGTCCACGACGCAGGCGGCACGGCCTTCGTCACCTTCTTCCAGTTCCGGTCCAGGCTCAGCGCGAGAAGGGCAAAGCCGACGTAAGCCACAGCGATGCCGGCTGCGAGCAGAAGACCGTCGGTGAGGAGGGTGTCAGGCATCGGGGTGCCCCTTCGTGAGCGGGGAAACGGCGACAGGCGAAGGGACGGCCGAGGCTCCGTCGCCCGCGTTCGGCACCGCCGCCGGACGTGGGCGCGACGGTGGGCGGGCTTGGGCTACTACGTCGGCTTCGTCCTTCGACTGACCGAGCCGCCGGGCGACCACGACCGCCAGCACCGCCGTCGCCACCAGCAGCAGGTCCATCCCGAAGACCGCCCACTGCTTGTCCGCAAACGTCTGCACCGGGTGCGCGCCCGTCGTGACCGCGTTCAGCAGCGGGGCTACCGCGCACAGCGCGGCCAGCACCCACGTCTGCTCGCGCCACGCCACCCGCATCTCTGCCCCGCGCCAGCGCCGCAGCCCGACGTGGGCGAACGTGACGAGCCAGACGAGGTAGAACGTCCACACCTCGAGCGCTGCCCGCTCCTGCCCAGCAAACTCGGCCCCGAGCGGGAGCACGCGGTTGACAACAAAGAAAGCGACGGTGGCGACCATGATGCCGGTCACGCTGCCGACCGTTAGCACCTCGACGATGCGGAGGCCGGTCGGGCTGAGTTCGTCGTGCTTCGAGCGCCGCTTCTCGAACCAGTAGACGAAGCCGGTGCCGATCAAGACGCACCCGGAGAGGCCCGCGAGGAAGTAGAGCCAGCGCAGCGCCCAGTGGTCGAACTGGATCAGGTGCAGGCCGGTCAGGAAGTGCTGCGCCGTCATCACCGGCTCGGTCACGAAGCGGTGCAGCTCCTCCCCGGTCACCGCGTCGAAGTAGATCACGTTGCGGTCGTAGTGGACGTGGTCCTGGTAGCCGCGCCGCATCGAGACGAAGCCGTTGGCGTCGCCGGGGTGGAACGACCGGACGAGGTAGGGCGGGACGCCCCACTCGGCCTCGACGGTCGCCCACATCGTTTCGAGCGAGGCTGTTTCCGTGGCCGGGACGCCGGCCGGCTCGCGCTCGTAGTGGTCGTAGGCCTCGTTGAAGAACTCCGTGCGCGGCTCCTCCTCGTCGGCGTAGGCGAGGTCGGCCGCCTGCGGGAAGTAGACGTTGACGAAGATGGCGACGCCCGAGAGCGCGATCAGGAAGTGGAACGGGAGCGCGAGCACGCCCGAGAGGTTGTGGAGGTCGAGCGTGCTGCGGGCCAGCTTCTTCTCGGGCCGGAGCGTAAAGAAGTCCTTGAAGAGCCGGATGTGGACCACGACGCCGGAGATGAGCAGCACCATCATCGCCATCCCGGCTAGGCCGACGATCCAGTACCCCAGCCGCTTCCATCCGAGGTGGAGCGAGTAGTGGAACGGGAAGATGAACCCGGTCCCGGCCAGCGTCTCGGGCTCGGGGATCGCCTCGCCTGTGGTGAGGTCGAGGCGAGACCGGTCGCTGAAGGCGCCTGTGGTATCGCGCACGTAGAGGTGAGCGAAGGGGATGCGCTCGCGTGGCA belongs to Bacteroidota bacterium and includes:
- a CDS encoding helical backbone metal receptor, producing MTFRLALLVAALTVLAGCRTDAPDAPTATRAFTDDLDRTVQVPAEPRRVVTLAPSVTEMVAAAGGLDRLAARTLYDDYPEAVRALPAISTYPLDRERLLALGADLVVGTDQVNDVSEGDALTALGVPAVYLSFGGLADVSRGLRRLGDLLGTADEAEAAALELEARLSRHALAGPDAPTALVLISDGPLYVFGGASYVHEMVALAGGRSVTAGLPGEGTTLSPEWVVAESPDVVVVLEEDYVAADLRAAQPVWGPRVEGRVCGVSPDLVSRPGPRLADGIDALAACIRRASISGQALRR
- a CDS encoding PepSY-associated TM helix domain-containing protein; translated protein: MKETFRLSMLWLHTWAGVVLGGLLFAIFWMGSLSVFNREIDRWMMPETRIAAPPADLDLDAFAAQAGETHPEATEWFLVMPRERIPFAHLYVRDTTGAFSDRSRLDLTTGEAIPEPETLAGTGFIFPFHYSLHLGWKRLGYWIVGLAGMAMMVLLISGVVVHIRLFKDFFTLRPEKKLARSTLDLHNLSGVLALPFHFLIALSGVAIFVNVYFPQAADLAYADEEEPRTEFFNEAYDHYEREPAGVPATETASLETMWATVEAEWGVPPYLVRSFHPGDANGFVSMRRGYQDHVHYDRNVIYFDAVTGEELHRFVTEPVMTAQHFLTGLHLIQFDHWALRWLYFLAGLSGCVLIGTGFVYWFEKRRSKHDELSPTGLRIVEVLTVGSVTGIMVATVAFFVVNRVLPLGAEFAGQERAALEVWTFYLVWLVTFAHVGLRRWRGAEMRVAWREQTWVLAALCAVAPLLNAVTTGAHPVQTFADKQWAVFGMDLLLVATAVLAVVVARRLGQSKDEADVVAQARPPSRPRPAAVPNAGDGASAVPSPVAVSPLTKGHPDA
- a CDS encoding DUF3325 domain-containing protein is translated as MPDTLLTDGLLLAAGIAVAYVGFALLALSLDRNWKKVTKAVPPASWTPSRAAGYVLLGLAVVPLFLRDEVVSFAIVSWVLWLGVAALAVAFTLTWQPGWLGALAGALASGPPEASPPAKRPPGAPRPGKPPPGKPPTGKRPPTASTPGPR